A stretch of the Opisthocomus hoazin isolate bOpiHoa1 chromosome 2, bOpiHoa1.hap1, whole genome shotgun sequence genome encodes the following:
- the SLC22A3 gene encoding solute carrier family 22 member 3 isoform X1, producing the protein MPSFDEVLKEAGEFGRFQKRVFFLLCQTGITFSFLFTSVVFLGQAPASYWCRIPGAAELSERCGWTLEEERNFTVLPLSLGNGSFSGECERLDIAWDASVSCGSPLARYGNHSVGKLPLATCHENWVYKQPHSSIVSEYNLVCGNAWMLDLSQAILNLGFLAGAFTLGYAADRYGRILIYLLSCLGVGICGIIVAFAPNFTVFLIFRFLQGVFGKGTWMTCYVIVTEIVGSDQRIIGIVIQIFFTLGIMILPGIAYLVPTWQGIQLAISLPNFLFLLYYWVVPESPRWLLTRKKGEKALKIMRNIAKHNGKYLSPHYSEITIGNEEVSNPSFLDLVRTPQMRRNTLILMYAWFTSALIYQGLVMRLGIVGGNLYLDFFISGAVELPAALLILVTIDRIGRRLPFAISNIVAGIACFVTAFLPEDIPWLKMTVATLGRLGITMAFEIVCLVNSELYPTTLRNFGVSLCSSLCDLGGIIAPFLLFRLAAIWLELPLIIFSILAVVCGLLVLLLPETKGISLPETVEDVELLSSHFGKCGKKRKHQDTNSYI; encoded by the exons ATGCCATCTTTCGATGAGGTTTTGAAGGAAGCTGGGGAATTTGGAAGATTTCAAAAGAGggtctttttcctcctttgccaGACGGGCataactttttctttcctgttcaccAGCGTGGTTTTCCTGGGGCAGGCACCAGCCAGCTACTGGTGCAGGATCCCCGGGGCAGCTGAATTAAGCGAACGATGTGGCTGGACGCTGGAAGAGGAGCGAAACTTCACGGTATTGCCCTTGAGCCTGGGGAACGGGTCCTTCAGCGGGGAGTGCGAGAGGCTGGACATCGCGTGGGATGCTTCCGTCAGCTGCGGCAGCCCGCTCGCCCGCTACGGCAATCACAGCGTGGGCAAACTGCCGCTCGCCACGTGCCATGAGAACTGGGTGTATAAACAGCCCCACTCATCCATCGTCAGCGAG TATAACCTTGTGTGCGGCAATGCCTGGATGCTGGATCTCTCACAGGCTATCCTCAATCTGGGGTTTCTGGCCGGCGCATTCACCCTGGGCTACGCTGCAGACAG ATATGGCAGAATCCTCATCTACCTGCTCTCCTGTCTTGGAGTTGGGATATGTGGTATCATAGTGGCATTCGCACCAAACTTCACTGTATTTTTGATCTTCCGTTTTCTCCAAGGTGTGTTTGGCAAGGGAACGTGGATGACATGCTATGTGATAG TGACAGAGATCGTTGGTTCTGACCAGCGGATCATTGGGATCGTGATTCAGATATTCTTCACCCTGGGAATTATGATTCTCCCTGGAATTGCGTACTTGGTTCCCACTTGGCAGGGGATCCAGCTGGCCATTTCACTGCccaacttcctcttcctgctctACTACTG GGTGGTTCCTGAATCTCCACGTTGGCTCCTGACACGCAAAAAGGGAGAGAAGGCATTAAAAATCATGCGCAACATTGCAAAACACAATGGGAAATATCTGTCACCACATTATTCAGAG ATCACTATTGGCAATGAGGAGGTCAGCAACCCCTCCTTTCTCGATCTAGTGAGGACTCCTCAGATGAGGAGGAACACACTCATCCTGATGTACGCCTG GTTCACAAGTGCCCTGATCTACCAAGGGCTTGTCATGCGCCTAGGAATTGTTGGAGGAAACCTCTACCTAGACTTCTTCATCTCAGGAGCTgtggagctgcctgctgctctcctaattttagtgacaattgatCGCATTGGCCGACGCCTTCCCTTTGCTATAAGCAACATCGTGGCTGGAATTGCATGCTTCGTTACTGCTTTCTTGCCAGAAG ATATCCCATGGCTCAAAATGACGGTTGCCACGCTGGGAAGACTGGGCATCACGATGGCTTTTGAAATCGTCTGTCTTGTGAACAGTGAACTGTACCCTACCACACTGAG aaacttTGGTGTTTCCCTGTGCTCGAGTTTGTGTGACCTAGGTGGGATCATCGCCCCATTCCTGCTTTTCCGATTAGCAGCCATTTGGTTGGAGCTACCTCTAATTATTTTCA GTATTCTGGCAGTTGTCTGCGGGCTGTTAGTATTGCTTTTACCAGAGACAAAAGGAATCTCCTTACCAGAGACAGTGGAGGATGTAGAGCTGCTTTCCAG tcATTTTGGTAAATGTGGCAAGAAACGGAAACACCAGGACACCAACTCTTACATTTGA
- the SLC22A3 gene encoding solute carrier family 22 member 3 isoform X2, translated as MSVVFLGQAPASYWCRIPGAAELSERCGWTLEEERNFTVLPLSLGNGSFSGECERLDIAWDASVSCGSPLARYGNHSVGKLPLATCHENWVYKQPHSSIVSEYNLVCGNAWMLDLSQAILNLGFLAGAFTLGYAADRYGRILIYLLSCLGVGICGIIVAFAPNFTVFLIFRFLQGVFGKGTWMTCYVIVTEIVGSDQRIIGIVIQIFFTLGIMILPGIAYLVPTWQGIQLAISLPNFLFLLYYWVVPESPRWLLTRKKGEKALKIMRNIAKHNGKYLSPHYSEITIGNEEVSNPSFLDLVRTPQMRRNTLILMYAWFTSALIYQGLVMRLGIVGGNLYLDFFISGAVELPAALLILVTIDRIGRRLPFAISNIVAGIACFVTAFLPEDIPWLKMTVATLGRLGITMAFEIVCLVNSELYPTTLRNFGVSLCSSLCDLGGIIAPFLLFRLAAIWLELPLIIFSILAVVCGLLVLLLPETKGISLPETVEDVELLSSHFGKCGKKRKHQDTNSYI; from the exons ATGAG CGTGGTTTTCCTGGGGCAGGCACCAGCCAGCTACTGGTGCAGGATCCCCGGGGCAGCTGAATTAAGCGAACGATGTGGCTGGACGCTGGAAGAGGAGCGAAACTTCACGGTATTGCCCTTGAGCCTGGGGAACGGGTCCTTCAGCGGGGAGTGCGAGAGGCTGGACATCGCGTGGGATGCTTCCGTCAGCTGCGGCAGCCCGCTCGCCCGCTACGGCAATCACAGCGTGGGCAAACTGCCGCTCGCCACGTGCCATGAGAACTGGGTGTATAAACAGCCCCACTCATCCATCGTCAGCGAG TATAACCTTGTGTGCGGCAATGCCTGGATGCTGGATCTCTCACAGGCTATCCTCAATCTGGGGTTTCTGGCCGGCGCATTCACCCTGGGCTACGCTGCAGACAG ATATGGCAGAATCCTCATCTACCTGCTCTCCTGTCTTGGAGTTGGGATATGTGGTATCATAGTGGCATTCGCACCAAACTTCACTGTATTTTTGATCTTCCGTTTTCTCCAAGGTGTGTTTGGCAAGGGAACGTGGATGACATGCTATGTGATAG TGACAGAGATCGTTGGTTCTGACCAGCGGATCATTGGGATCGTGATTCAGATATTCTTCACCCTGGGAATTATGATTCTCCCTGGAATTGCGTACTTGGTTCCCACTTGGCAGGGGATCCAGCTGGCCATTTCACTGCccaacttcctcttcctgctctACTACTG GGTGGTTCCTGAATCTCCACGTTGGCTCCTGACACGCAAAAAGGGAGAGAAGGCATTAAAAATCATGCGCAACATTGCAAAACACAATGGGAAATATCTGTCACCACATTATTCAGAG ATCACTATTGGCAATGAGGAGGTCAGCAACCCCTCCTTTCTCGATCTAGTGAGGACTCCTCAGATGAGGAGGAACACACTCATCCTGATGTACGCCTG GTTCACAAGTGCCCTGATCTACCAAGGGCTTGTCATGCGCCTAGGAATTGTTGGAGGAAACCTCTACCTAGACTTCTTCATCTCAGGAGCTgtggagctgcctgctgctctcctaattttagtgacaattgatCGCATTGGCCGACGCCTTCCCTTTGCTATAAGCAACATCGTGGCTGGAATTGCATGCTTCGTTACTGCTTTCTTGCCAGAAG ATATCCCATGGCTCAAAATGACGGTTGCCACGCTGGGAAGACTGGGCATCACGATGGCTTTTGAAATCGTCTGTCTTGTGAACAGTGAACTGTACCCTACCACACTGAG aaacttTGGTGTTTCCCTGTGCTCGAGTTTGTGTGACCTAGGTGGGATCATCGCCCCATTCCTGCTTTTCCGATTAGCAGCCATTTGGTTGGAGCTACCTCTAATTATTTTCA GTATTCTGGCAGTTGTCTGCGGGCTGTTAGTATTGCTTTTACCAGAGACAAAAGGAATCTCCTTACCAGAGACAGTGGAGGATGTAGAGCTGCTTTCCAG tcATTTTGGTAAATGTGGCAAGAAACGGAAACACCAGGACACCAACTCTTACATTTGA